One Xenopus tropicalis strain Nigerian chromosome 8, UCB_Xtro_10.0, whole genome shotgun sequence genomic window carries:
- the anapc13.1 gene encoding anaphase-promoting complex subunit 13 isoform X1: MRLEAAAAGILCKEPGSPLMDSEVLRDGRILDLIDDAWREDKLPYEDVTIPLNELPEPEQDNGGATESVKEQEMKWADLALQYLHENIPSSGS, from the exons atgagacttgaGGCAGCGGCTGCGGGAATACTGTGTAAGGAGCCGGGCAG CCCATTAATGGACAGTGAGGTGCTGAGAGATGGACGGATTTTAGACCTAATTGATGATGCTTGGAGAGAGGATAAACTGCCGTATGAGGATGTGACCATCCCTCTG AATGAACTTCCGGAGCCAGAGCAGGATAATGGCGGAGCAACGGAGTCCGTTAAAGAACAGGAAATGAAATGGGCTGACCTGGCACTGCAGTATTTACATGAAAATATTCCTTCATCGGGCAGCTAA
- the anapc13.1 gene encoding anaphase-promoting complex subunit 13 (The RefSeq protein has 1 substitution compared to this genomic sequence), with translation MDSEVLRDGRILDLIDDAWREDKLPYEDVTIPLNELPEPEQDNGGATESVKEQEMKWADLALQYLHENISSSGS, from the exons ATGGACAGTGAGGTGCTGAGAGATGGACGGATTTTAGACCTAATTGATGATGCTTGGAGAGAGGATAAACTGCCGTATGAGGATGTGACCATCCCTCTG AATGAACTTCCGGAGCCAGAGCAGGATAATGGCGGAGCAACGGAGTCCGTTAAAGAACAGGAAATGAAATGGGCTGACCTGGCACTGCAGTATTTACATGAAAATATTCCTTCATCGGGCAGCTAA
- the anapc13.1 gene encoding anaphase-promoting complex subunit 13 isoform X2 → MDSEVLRDGRILDLIDDAWREDKLPYEDVTIPLNELPEPEQDNGGATESVKEQEMKWADLALQYLHENIPSSGS, encoded by the exons ATGGACAGTGAGGTGCTGAGAGATGGACGGATTTTAGACCTAATTGATGATGCTTGGAGAGAGGATAAACTGCCGTATGAGGATGTGACCATCCCTCTG AATGAACTTCCGGAGCCAGAGCAGGATAATGGCGGAGCAACGGAGTCCGTTAAAGAACAGGAAATGAAATGGGCTGACCTGGCACTGCAGTATTTACATGAAAATATTCCTTCATCGGGCAGCTAA